The stretch of DNA GCGGATCGCTTACGCCCCAATCGGCGCTACTATCGACAATAATGCGATCGCACCCGTACTGACGGACAATTTCTACCATCCGCGCGTTACCCATTTTAGTATGTGGATAAATTGTAAACGCTGCCCAAAAACCGCGTGCCAAGACTTCTTCTACTGTTTCTTCGTTGTTATGGTCAATAATCACCCGTGATGGTGCTAACCCATATTCAATACAGCGATCCATGCTGCGGCTAGCACCAGTTTTTTTGTTGCGATGCGGTGTATGAATCAACACCAACATATCAAGTTCTTGGGCGAGTTCAAGTTGTTGGCAAAAGTATTTATCTTCCGCTGGCGTCATATCATCGTAGCCAATTTCGCCAATCGCCACGACTCCTTCTTTACACGCGTACAGCGGCAATAGCTCCATGACTTGTGCGGCTAAAGCTTCGTTATTCGCTTCTTTGGGATTTAAGCCAATCGTACAATAGTGTTGAATCCCAAATTGACTGGCGCGAAAGCGTTCCCAGCCCACAAGACTACTAAAGTAATCTTTAAACGAGCCGGCACTTGTACGCGGTTGTCCTAACCAAAACGACGGTTCAATGACGGCGACAACACCGTACTCGCGCATCACCATGTAATCGTAGGTTGTCCGCGAAATCATGTGGATATGAGGGTCAATGAACATCATAAGCTAATGGGTAATTGATCGAATAAAGTGCGAATTATCATACATCAGCACCAAGGCGATCGCGGCTAAAGCGACTCCATGTCAAATCGCCGCGACCAATTGCTGCTTGTAGATGAGGATAACAGGCGAGTAATTTTTGCGCTTGTGGTAATGGAGAATGCGCGCATGCTAAAGCGGCGGCTTCTTGCTGCACAATGTCATTTGTTTGTAATACTTTTGCTAAAGCTTGTAATTCGCCCTCAGAATACCCAACGAAGCGCCATAGTTCAGGTGTGACACTGCGTTTGGCTGCCCAACGTTCGCGGGCATAATCAACCAACATTTTTGCTAACTCTGGGTTAGCGCGGCGATCGCTATCATGAATAAGATACAACGGACTACCGACAAACACTGCTTTGAGGATCATTTGATTCCAAGCAAGATCGTCAAAATAGTCTGCTGGATAAGGATTGCGTAAGGCAACTGCATTGAATACGCTTGTCATATTACTGCGTACTCCTTCTGCAGCTCTTGCACAGTGCTTTTCTGGATGAGGCAACAATGGTAAACTTTGATACAGCGCTACTAACTCTCGCACGTCCGCAGTTGTAAAAACTTGTTCGAGTATCCAAAGATATTTCTCGACGTCTGTATGTGGCAAAGACAACACAATCAATGTTCGCCCTGCTTGATCGACACTCCAGTGTTGAGGATTCCAACCTGGGCGAATTGCTGCAGCTGCGCGTAAATCTTGAGTAGATAAAGTTAATTGCTGCTTACCCAGGTATCGAGGAACTGCGCTAAATGCTGTATAAAAAAGTCGCTGCGCCGCTCCTTGACTAATATAGTTGGTTTTTTCTTCTAGCCAATTTAACGCTTCGCGAGAAATCTGCCTAGATAAGCAGTTATGTAGCAATTGAATTGCCTGAGTCACATCGCAGTTAGTTCTCAAGTTCATACAATTTATTTAGTTAATCAATATCTAGATTCTTGCGAAACTATGTTTTTGTGACATCTGCAACCGACTAACGGCTTTCCATTCTGCTAGGCTCAAAATAATAAAATTGTCCTTTCCCGAGAAAAGTTTTGCCCGCACAAAACCATACCTAAAAAGTCTTGCCTTACCAATTTAGAATGATTCTGCTGGATATTGTGCGTTTTAGCAACCTTCGATGTTGATGCTAGAGATAACTCGGTGTTGGAAAAACTGAATTGTACAGAACCTGTTTGCAGGCGAATCGTAACCCATCTGTCTTAATCATTCTTTACTTAACAAACTTATACTGGAATTTTTAGTATAAGGCAATCCCTTTTGCGAGCGAAATTAAGTGTTTATACTAATAAAAATGGTAGCAGTACACAATCAGCTTCTGTCTTTAGGTTGATACTAGACGTACTCCTTTTCAGCAAAACAGGACTGCAATTGTAAGGCGCTATATGAGAAAGCGATCGCTAGTATCAAGATTTTACGGCGAAAATTGTTAGCGAAGCGGATTCATATCGTTGAACCTTTGGGAAGACACCCCCAAAAAGGTCAACCGTATATAAGACGACTGTACCTGTAAGATTCATAACACGTTTGTTGTGAAATATACGGAATTCCACAGTGGTTTAATCGTTTGAACTGAGATCGCAATGCATTTGTGATTTACAATTTACACCAAAAGAACTTGCATAATTTTTTTGTTTGCTGCTGATAAATAGGTAGTCAATGCGTTGCGGAGTAACAGCCTTTACT from Chroococcidiopsis sp. TS-821 encodes:
- a CDS encoding TatD family hydrolase, which translates into the protein MMFIDPHIHMISRTTYDYMVMREYGVVAVIEPSFWLGQPRTSAGSFKDYFSSLVGWERFRASQFGIQHYCTIGLNPKEANNEALAAQVMELLPLYACKEGVVAIGEIGYDDMTPAEDKYFCQQLELAQELDMLVLIHTPHRNKKTGASRSMDRCIEYGLAPSRVIIDHNNEETVEEVLARGFWAAFTIYPHTKMGNARMVEIVRQYGCDRIIVDSSADWGVSDPLAVPKTAQLMLERGIPEAQVRAVCYENALAAYSQSNQFSESDWLTSTIDQRELYYGNSVLRGQTPVVETSRDQILIE
- a CDS encoding EboA family metabolite traffic protein, with amino-acid sequence MNLRTNCDVTQAIQLLHNCLSRQISREALNWLEEKTNYISQGAAQRLFYTAFSAVPRYLGKQQLTLSTQDLRAAAAIRPGWNPQHWSVDQAGRTLIVLSLPHTDVEKYLWILEQVFTTADVRELVALYQSLPLLPHPEKHCARAAEGVRSNMTSVFNAVALRNPYPADYFDDLAWNQMILKAVFVGSPLYLIHDSDRRANPELAKMLVDYARERWAAKRSVTPELWRFVGYSEGELQALAKVLQTNDIVQQEAAALACAHSPLPQAQKLLACYPHLQAAIGRGDLTWSRFSRDRLGADV